The Fragaria vesca subsp. vesca linkage group LG2, FraVesHawaii_1.0, whole genome shotgun sequence genome includes a window with the following:
- the LOC101314726 gene encoding gibberellin 3-beta-dioxygenase 1-like has protein sequence MTSTPDEAYIKRLVPLDFGSAKSVPDSFVWPQASDEVHSGDGLTIPVIDLTDPNAPQLITEACKTWGILQVKGHGIPTKLLEDMESECERLFSLPTDQKMKAVRSPGRITGYGIAHIQSLFSTTMWHEGFTIVGSAIDHARLLWPNDYQGFCDTIDDYQKQMKALAEQLMRILFKALSISVEELNWLDDPTNSSGCSLSLQLNSYPPCPEPSRTLGLAPHTDTSIVTILQAKTSGLQVFKDGVGWILVELEPDALFVNLGDFSRILSNGQFISVLHRVVVKPIQRYSMAYFFRPPTDFVASPLLSKDLGPGEVPRYRSVTVKEYLDLKGKHLENALSFIEN, from the exons ATGACGTCTACTCCTGACGAAGCCTACATTAAGCGTCTCGTTCCTCTTGATTTTGGCTCAGCCAAGTCAGTTCCAGACTCTTTCGTGTGGCCTCAAGCATCCGATGAGGTCCACTCCGGTGACGGGTTAACCATACCGGTTATCGACCTCACGGATCCGAATGCCCCGCAACTCATAACCGAGGCATGTAAGACATGGGGTATTCTCCAAGTGAAAGGACATGGAATTCCAACTAAGCTTCTGGAGGACATGGAGTCTGAGTGTGAAAGACTGTTTAGTCTCCCAACTGACCAGAAAATGAAGGCCGTGAGATCTCCAGGCAGGATTACAGGATATGGTATCGCCCATATCCAGTCCTTGTTTTCCACCACTATGTGGCATGAAGGGTTTACCATCGTCGGGTCTGCAATTGATCATGCTAGGCTGCTTTGGCCTAATGATTATCAAGGTTTTTG TGACACAATAGATGATTATCAGAAGCAGATGAAGGCCTTGGCAGAGCAACTGATGCGCATCCTCTTCAAAGCCTTGAGCATTTCTGTAGAAGAACTCAATTGGCTCGATGATCCAACTAACAGCAGTGGCTGCAGTCTGTCTTTACAGCTGAACTCTTACCCTCCATGCCCCGAACCGTCCCGGACCTTAGGTCTAGCCCCCCACACAGACACCTCCATTGTAACCATACTCCAAGCTAAAACCAGCGGTCTCCAAGTCTTCAAAGACGGAGTTGGGTGGATTCTGGTGGAACTGGAACCCGATGCACTCTTCGTGAACCTTGGTGATTTCAGTCGTATTCTATCCAATGGTCAATTCATCAGTGTTCTGCATCGTGTTGTGGTGAAACCGATCCAACGCTACTCAATGGCATACTTCTTTAGGCCTCCGACGGATTTTGTTGCGTCACCACTTTTGTCGAAGGATTTGGGTCCGGGAGAAGTTCCTCGGTATCGTTCAGTCACAGTAAAGGAGTATCTTGATCTCAAGGGGAAACATCTTGAAAATGCATTATCTTTCATTGAAAATTAA
- the LOC101300879 gene encoding gibberellin 3-beta-dioxygenase 1-like — protein MATPWDQAYKHIIPLDFNSVNSVPDSFVWSQSDVIQPDNGLFIPIIDLMDSNAPKLIVEACETWGVFQLKNHGVRTKIMEDIESEARKLFDLPIDQKLKAVRSPDGLSGYGIVPIQSLFSTFMWHEGLTLFGSAIDHAKALWPHDYQQFSDTIDEYQSQMKALAEKVTGILFRALSIPVEDLNWFDDPTNRSGCNLALQLNSYPPCPEPTRTLGLAPHTDTSIVTILQAKTSGLQVFKDGVGWIPVEPEPEAIIVNLGDFTHLLSNGRFISVLHRVVVKPIQRYSMGYFYRPPKDFVVSPLLSKDLGPGEVPRYRSIIAKEYHELKANCKHYEKAFSLIEN, from the exons ATGGCAACCCCATGGGATCAAGCCTACAAGCACATCATCCCCCTTGATTTTAACTCAGTAAATTCGGTGCCTGACTCATTTGTATGGTCTCAATCCGATGTCATTCAACCAGATAACGGGTTATTTATACCCATTATCGACCTCATGGATTCAAATGCCCCGAAGCTCATAGTCGAGGCATGTGAGACATGGGGTGTTTTCCAATTGAAAAACCATGGTGTTCGTACAAAGATTATGGAGGACATCGAGTCTGAGGCTCGAAAGTTGTTTGATCTCCCCATCGACCAAAAATTGAAGGCTGTACGATCTCCTGATGGGTTGAGCGGATACGGAATCGTCCCAATTCAGTCCTTGTTTTCCACCTTTATGTGGCATGAAGGGCTTACCCTCTTTGGCTCTGCAATTGATCATGCTAAGGCGCTGTGGCCTCATGACTATCAACAATTTAG TGATACAATAGATGAATATCAGAGTCAAATGAAGGCATTAGCCGAGAAAGTAACGGGCATCCTCTTCAGAGCCTTGAGCATTCCTGTGGAAGATTTGAATTGGTTTGATGATCCAACGAACAGAAGTGGGTGCAACTTGGCTTTACAGTTGAACTCTTACCCTCCATGCCCCGAACCGACCCGAACCTTGGGTCTAGCCCCGCACACTGACACCTCCATTGTGACCATACTTCAAGCTAAAACCAGCGGTCTCCAAGTCTTCAAAGACGGAGTTGGGTGGATTCCGGTGGAACCAGAACCTGAAGCAATCATCGTGAACCTTGGTGATTTCACTCATCTTCTATCCAATGGTCGATTCATCAGTGTTCTTCATCGTGTGGTGGTGAAACCGATCCAACGCTACTCAATGGGATACTTCTATCGGCCTCCGAAGGATTTTGTTGTGTCACCACTTTTGTCGAAGGATCTGGGTCCGGGAGAAGTTCCTCGGTATCGTTCAATCATAGCAAAGGAGTATCATGAACTGAAGGCCAATTGCAAGCATTATGAGAAAGCATTTTCTCTCATCGAAAATTAG
- the LOC101301165 gene encoding gibberellin 3-beta-dioxygenase 1-like → MATPPDQAYKDVIPLDFTSAKTLPDSYVWPESDDLYSGTDQQSIPVIDLMDPNATQLIIQACETWGVFQLINHGIPQKLVEDVESQTHRLFALPAEQKLKTLRTPGKVSTGYGNPPSQALLPRKLWQEGFTIMGSPADQAKVLWPNDHQGFCDIMDDYQKQARGLAEQLIRTIFIFLTIKVNWFDDPTMCQAALQLNSFPPCPDPTRVLGLPPHTDSSLLTILHSRTEGLQVFKGVGWITVQPNPESLIVNVGDLLHILSNGRFVSVFHRAAVVQKKHRISVAYFYWSPLDCTVSPLLSKNFADSKQVPKYRSVTSKEYHVLKAKHSRDTLSVVKI, encoded by the exons ATGGCTACACCACCAGATCAAGCCTACAAGGATGTTATTCCCCTCGACTTTACCTCAGCCAAGACATTGCCTGATTCTTACGTGTGGCCTGAATCCGATGACCTCTATTCCGGTACCGACCAGCAGTCTATTCCAGTCATCGACCTCATGGATCCGAATGCGACACAACTCATTATCCAGGCGTGTGAGACATGGGGGGTTTTCCAGTTGATAAATCATGGAATTCCTCAAAAGCTTGTGGAGGATGTGGAGTCTCAGACTCATAGGTTGTTTGCTCTCCCAGCTGAACAAAAGTTGAAGACTTTACGGACTCCCGGCAAGGTCAGTACCGGATACGGTAACCCGCCGTCGCAGGCCCTGCTTCCCCGGAAACTATGGCAGGAAGGGTTTACCATCATGGGGTCTCCAGCTGATCAGGCTAAGGTGCTTTGGCCTAATGATCATCAAGGGTTTTG TGATATAATGGATGATTACCAGAAGCAAGCAAGGGGCTTAGCAGAGCAACTAATCCGCACCATCTTCATATTCTTGACAATTAAAGTGAACTGGTTTGATGATCCGACTATGTGCCAGGCTGCTCTTCAGCTAAATTCTTTTCCTCCTTGCCCTGACCCGACTCGAGTTTTAGGTCTACCACCACACACAGACAGTTCCTTGCTTACCATACTCCACTCCCGAACCGAGGGTCTTCAAGTCTTCAAAGGAGTTGGATGGATTACTGTGCAGCCTAATCCTGAATCACTCATTGTTAATGTTGGTGATTTACTCCACATTCTGTCCAATGGTCGATTCGTTAGTGTTTTTCATCGAGCTGCGGTTGTCCAAAAGAAACATCGGATCTCGGTCGCCTACTTCTATTGGTCTCCACTGGACTGCACCGTCTCCCCCCTCCTCTCCAAGAACTTTGCTGACTCTAAACAAGTTCCTAAGTATCGATCGGTCACATCGAAGGAGTACCATGTCCTAAAGGCTAAGCATTCTCGAGATACTCTTTCTGTTGTTAAAATTTAA
- the LOC101301459 gene encoding coiled-coil domain-containing protein 93 homolog gives MLQDNLNELNERKVIVMNELQSLRERIDNEGVKAVVDKLVLLKKSLKELEREENEVESVSNSELEDEIHDLEEQIENGSDRQSLSDRLSWLLSESEEKINSAKQELASRLRAVLAVQRKIDDIPCQSELVQYDHRLSELNAQIQGKLRQTRKYYATYNALLEIKEMMLKEASLLNSISSQFQDAITSTDGRMKLINSMEGIMKGSQQKLKKVEQGLQEEQKVCDSLKARHVAATAEQRRCYSLLKAFQEECAKNELLRKSSK, from the exons ATGCTACAAGACAACCTCAATGAATTG AATGAGAGAAAGGTCATTGTTATGAATGAATTGCAAAGCTTAAGAGAGAGAATCGATAATGAAGGTGTTAAAGCTGTTGTGGACAAGTTGGTATTGCTTAAGAAGTCATTGAAG GAGCTTGAGAGGGAAGAAAATGAAGTTGAGTCTGTAAGTAATTCTGAATTGGAAGATGAGATTCATGATTTGGAGGAGCAGATAGAAAATGGGAGTGATAGACAGTCACTCTCTGATAGATTGAGTTGGTTGTTGAGTGAATCAGAGGAGAAAATTAATTCAGCTAAACAG GAACTTGCATCTAGATTGAGGGCAGTGCTGGCAGTACAGCGCAAGATTGATGATATTCCGTGCCAATCAGAACTTGTCCA GTATGATCACCGATTGTCAGAGTTGAATGCTCAAATTCAAGGAAAACTTCGACAAACTCGTAAATACTATGCCACGTACAACGCACTTTTGGAGATAAAGGAAATGATGCTAAAGGAAGCATCTTTGCTGAATTCAATAAGTTCACAG TTTCAAGATGCAATCACTAGTACAGATGGTCGCATGAAACTCATTAATTCAATGGAGGGAATTATGAAGGGCAGTCAACAG AAGCTAAAAAAGGTAGAACAAGGGCTTCAAGAAGAGCAAAAAGTTTGTGATTCTCTCAAAGCTAGGCATGTTGCAGCAACTGCAGAGCAAAGACGCTGTTATTCCCTCTTAAAAGCTTTTCAG GAGGAATGTGCAAAGAATGAGCTACTTCGAAAAAGTTCCAAATAG
- the LOC101301747 gene encoding gibberellin 20 oxidase 1-B-like isoform 1: MGEEVDHDQALLVPVLEFSKECLVPKQERSEEWGAMSTKVREACESHGCFLLLVQEEVMPMRLREDMVMAMKALFDLPEETKQKHTSPRAYQSYQGKCPIIPLNESFGIDNACQPDAAESFTNLMWLQGNSSFCYSLFLYDSETMKSMSSKMMELNFTVLEMVLESLGVGKHYTSHVENTTAVMRFMKYKIPPISNDVRDTSVGLVPHTDKSSLTILCQNEVQGLEILTKQGQWVQVPVPERAVVVFVGDALKAWSNGRLHAVTHRVMMSKDIKEERYSFAMFGLPKEEFMIEVPDELIDDEHPLLYRPFNFAEYYNYFTANVRDDALEVYAGV; this comes from the exons ATGGGTGAGGAGGTTGATCATGATCAAGCACTACTAGTACCAGTTCTTGAATTTTCGAAGGAGTGTTTGGTCCCAAAGCAAGAGAGGAGTGAGGAATGGGGAGCTATGAGCACCAAAGTGAGAGAGGCATGTGAGAGTCATGGCTGCTTTCTGCTGTTGGTGCAGGAAGAGGTGATGCCGATGCGCTTACGTGAAGACATGGTGATGGCCATGAAAGCTTTGTTTGATCTCCCTGAAGAGACCAAGCAGAAGCACACAAGCCCCAGGGCTTACCAGAGCTACCAAGGCAAGTGCCCCATCATTCCCTTGAACGAAAGCTTCGGGATCGACAATGCATGCCAGCCTGATGCAGCCGAGTCCTTCACCAACCTCATGTGGCTTCAAGGGAACTCTTCTTTTTG TTATTCTCTGTTCTTATATGACAGTGAGACAATGAAATCCATGAGCTCAAAGATGATGGAGTTGAACTTCACCGTCCTCGAAATGGTTTTGGAGAGTTTAGGCGTGGGAAAGCACTACACCTCGCACGTAGAGAACACCACCGCCGTGATGCGTTTCATGAAGTACAAAATCCCTCCGATCAGCAACGACGTCAGGGACACATCCGTTGGTTTGGTGCCTCACACAGACAAGAGTAGCTTAACAATTCTATGCCAGAACGAAGTGCAGGGTCTGGAGATCCTCACCAAACAAGGCCAATGGGTTCAAGTCCCGGTCCCCGAAAGAGCCGTCGTGGTCTTCGTTGGGGATGCACTCAAGGCTTGGAGCAACGGGAGGCTTCATGCAGTGACTCACAGGGTGATGATGAGTAAAGACATTAAGGAAGAAAGGTACTCTTTTGCGATGTTTGGGTTGCCGAAGGAGGAGTTCATGATCGAAGTGCCGGATGAGCTTATCGACGATGAGCATCCTCTGCTGTACCGGCCGTTCAACTTTGCCGAGTACTACAACTATTTTACGGCCAATGTTCGTGACGATGCACTGGAAGTCTATGCTGGAGTTTGA
- the LOC101301747 gene encoding gibberellin 20 oxidase 1-B-like isoform 2 encodes MGEEVDHDQALLVPVLEFSKECLVPKQERSEEWGAMSTKVREACESHGCFLLLVQEEVMPMRLREDMVMAMKALFDLPEETKQKHTSPRAYQSYQGKCPIIPLNESFGIDNACQPDAAESFTNLMWLQGNSSFCETMKSMSSKMMELNFTVLEMVLESLGVGKHYTSHVENTTAVMRFMKYKIPPISNDVRDTSVGLVPHTDKSSLTILCQNEVQGLEILTKQGQWVQVPVPERAVVVFVGDALKAWSNGRLHAVTHRVMMSKDIKEERYSFAMFGLPKEEFMIEVPDELIDDEHPLLYRPFNFAEYYNYFTANVRDDALEVYAGV; translated from the exons ATGGGTGAGGAGGTTGATCATGATCAAGCACTACTAGTACCAGTTCTTGAATTTTCGAAGGAGTGTTTGGTCCCAAAGCAAGAGAGGAGTGAGGAATGGGGAGCTATGAGCACCAAAGTGAGAGAGGCATGTGAGAGTCATGGCTGCTTTCTGCTGTTGGTGCAGGAAGAGGTGATGCCGATGCGCTTACGTGAAGACATGGTGATGGCCATGAAAGCTTTGTTTGATCTCCCTGAAGAGACCAAGCAGAAGCACACAAGCCCCAGGGCTTACCAGAGCTACCAAGGCAAGTGCCCCATCATTCCCTTGAACGAAAGCTTCGGGATCGACAATGCATGCCAGCCTGATGCAGCCGAGTCCTTCACCAACCTCATGTGGCTTCAAGGGAACTCTTCTTTTTG TGAGACAATGAAATCCATGAGCTCAAAGATGATGGAGTTGAACTTCACCGTCCTCGAAATGGTTTTGGAGAGTTTAGGCGTGGGAAAGCACTACACCTCGCACGTAGAGAACACCACCGCCGTGATGCGTTTCATGAAGTACAAAATCCCTCCGATCAGCAACGACGTCAGGGACACATCCGTTGGTTTGGTGCCTCACACAGACAAGAGTAGCTTAACAATTCTATGCCAGAACGAAGTGCAGGGTCTGGAGATCCTCACCAAACAAGGCCAATGGGTTCAAGTCCCGGTCCCCGAAAGAGCCGTCGTGGTCTTCGTTGGGGATGCACTCAAGGCTTGGAGCAACGGGAGGCTTCATGCAGTGACTCACAGGGTGATGATGAGTAAAGACATTAAGGAAGAAAGGTACTCTTTTGCGATGTTTGGGTTGCCGAAGGAGGAGTTCATGATCGAAGTGCCGGATGAGCTTATCGACGATGAGCATCCTCTGCTGTACCGGCCGTTCAACTTTGCCGAGTACTACAACTATTTTACGGCCAATGTTCGTGACGATGCACTGGAAGTCTATGCTGGAGTTTGA
- the LOC101315023 gene encoding gibberellin 3-beta-dioxygenase 3-like, which yields MGSDSHYQIPAIDFSIISTELDRGTQGWYNLCKRVREACENYGCFEIVYDKIPLELKTETFSMLRQLFNLPVETKEKNVDPKPFHGYYGRYPATPFYESFGIEDSSNYESFKSFTRLMWPNGHDQFCNTVVTMMKKLDELKEMIEMMILDSYGLGEKLNSIIACKTLLRVMKYDAPPSGKYANGHYGLTPHTDKLVSTILCDDQVSGLEFETKDGKWIKLSLSPTSYLFIVGVPLMAWSNGRLSPLKHRVMISGEKERYSLGAFGSPLEGTIIKAAKELVDEEHPRILKDFDYKDFSKFTFTQEGSIIDSEKQVFAFGGVAVPET from the exons ATGGGTTCTGATTCTCATTACCAGATTCCGGCCATTGATTTCTCAATCATTTCTACGGAACTGGATCGAGGAACTCAAGGGTGGTACAATTTGTGCAAGAGGGTTAGAGAGGCTTGTGAAAATTATGGTTGCTTTGAGATAGTGTATGATAAGATACCTCTGGAGTTAAAGACAGAAACCTTCTCTATGTTAAGGCAACTTTTCAACCTTCCAGTGGAGACAAAGGAGAAGAATGTTGATCCAAAGCCTTTCCATGGTTACTATGGACGATATCCCGCAACTCCTTTCTACGAGAGCTTTGGCATTGAAGATTCCTCCAACTATGAGTCATTTAAAAGCTTCACTCGGTTGATGTGGCCAAATGGTCATGACCAGTTTTG CAACACTGTAGTTACTATGATGAAGAAGCTGGATGAGCTGAAGGAAATGATCGAGATGATGATCCTTGATAGTTATGGTTTGGGAGAGAAACTGAATTCCATCATTGCTTGTAAGACGTTGCTACGTGTGATGAAATACGATGCACCTCCGTCGGGAAAGTACGCAAATGGGCACTATGGGCTCACTCCTCACACTGACAAACTAGTGAGCACGATCCTTTGTGACGATCAAGTTTCAGGTCTTGAATTTGAAACCAAGGATGGAAAATGGATCAAGTTGTCTCTATCTCCCACCTCCTACCTCTTTATTGTTGGGGTTCCTCTTATG GCATGGAGTAATGG GCGCCTATCACCCCTTAAGCACAGGGTGATGATTTCTGGAGAAAAAGAACGGTATTCTTTGGGAGCATTTGGAAGTCCGCTAGAAGGTACCATCATCAAGGCAGCAAAGGAGCTAGTTGACGAAGAACATCCCCGAATTCTCAAAGACTTCGACTATAAGGACTTCAGTAAGTTCACCTTTACACAGGAAGGAAGCATCATAGACTCAGAAAAGCAAGTTTTCGCATTTGGTGGAGTAGCAGTACCTGAGACTTGA
- the LOC101302229 gene encoding feruloyl CoA ortho-hydroxylase 2-like, which produces MGSDSHYEIPAIEFSTCSAKLDRGTEKWFSLCKRVREACENYGFFEVVYDKIPVEFRAEVFSVTREFYSLPLETKKKNVNPKSFHGYYGQFPQAPLYESFAIEDASNYESLTSFTHQMWSDGHDQFSNTMSGMVNKLDELKEMIDLMIRDSYGLGENPDSIMPSKTKIRVQKYSAPPSGEYMNGLNAHTDKQWTAILCDNQVSGLEFETKDRSQWLKLYLPPTSFVFIVGDSLMAWSNGRMHSVKHRVMMCGEKERYSFGVFGIPVEGTIIKAPKELVDEEHPQLFKDFEYMDFTKFSTSKETMASMESAVHIWAFAGISS; this is translated from the exons ATGGGTTCAGACTCTCATTACGAGATTCCAGCCATAGAATTCTCAACCTGTTCAGCTAAACTGGACCGCGGAACTGAAAAGTGGTTCAGTTTGTGCAAGAGGGTAAGAGAGGCTTGTGAAAACTATGGTTTTTTTGAAGTAGTATATGATAAAATACCTGTAGAGTTTAGAGCAGAGGTCTTCTCTGTGACGAGGGAATTTTACAGCCTTCCACTTGAGACAAAGAAAAAGAATGTCAATCCAAAGTCTTTCCATGGTTACTATGGACAGTTCCCCCAGGCTCCTTTGTACGAGAGCTTTGCCATTGAAGATGCCTCCAACTATGAATCCCTTACAAGCTTCACACACCAAATGTGGTCTGATGGTCATGACCAGTTTAG CAACACTATGAGTGGCATGGTGAACAAGCTGGATGAGCTGAAGGAAATGATTGACTTGATGATTCGTGATAGCTATGGTTTGGGAGAGAATCCAGATTCGATCATGCCAAGCAAGACGAAGATACGAGTACAGAAATACAGTGCACCTCCATCAGGGGAGTATATGAATGGGCTCAATGCTCACACTGACAAACAATGGACTGCAATCCTTTGTGATAATCAAGTTTCAGGGCTTGAATTTGAAACTAAAGACAGATCACAATGGCTCAAGTTGTATCTGCCTCCTACTTCCTTTGTCTTTATTGTTGGAGATTCTCTTATG GCATGGAGTAATGGAAGGATGCATTCTGTAAAGCATCGAGTCATGATGTGTGGAGAAAAAGAACGATATTCGTTTGGAGTATTTGGAATTCCAGTAGAGGGTACCATCATCAAGGCACCAAAGGAGTTAGTAGATGAAGAACATCCACAACTCTTTAAAGACTTTGAGTATATGGATTTTACCAAGTTTAGCACTTCGAAGGAAACAATGGCTTCAATGGAGTCAGCTGTGCATATTTGGGCTTTTGCAGGAATCAGTAGCTGA